A portion of the Krasilnikovia cinnamomea genome contains these proteins:
- a CDS encoding cobalamin biosynthesis protein — translation MGYALDAALGDPRRFHPVAGFGQAAAALERRLYAPRRRAGAVFAVAAVGVPVLAGVGAAALTRRRPVARAAVVATATWAVLGGRTLRHEAAVMAGHLEDHDLAAARGRLNHLCGRDPSALDAPELARATVESVAENTSDAVVAPLFWGALAGLPGLLGYRAANTLDAMVGHRSTRYARFGTPAARLDDALNLLPSRLTGVLTVAAAPLAGGRVGEALRVWRRDRNDHPSPNAGQCEAATAGALGVRLGGRNVYFGRTESRPFLGDGPRPSAAQVRGAARLSGAVGVAAALLAGGVALARSRAAGLSAARAAGLSAARAAGLSAARAAGLSAARASAGARTLRSRAALRTARTNGRDGGTR, via the coding sequence ATGGGGTACGCGTTGGACGCGGCGTTAGGCGATCCACGGCGGTTCCACCCCGTCGCCGGTTTCGGGCAGGCCGCCGCCGCCCTGGAGCGCCGGCTCTACGCGCCGCGCAGGCGGGCGGGAGCCGTGTTCGCGGTGGCCGCGGTGGGTGTGCCCGTGCTCGCGGGTGTGGGCGCGGCCGCGCTGACCCGCCGCCGCCCGGTGGCCCGCGCGGCGGTGGTGGCAACCGCGACCTGGGCCGTACTGGGCGGGCGCACGCTGCGGCACGAGGCGGCGGTCATGGCCGGACACCTGGAAGACCACGACCTCGCGGCCGCCCGGGGACGGCTCAACCACCTGTGCGGACGTGACCCGTCGGCCCTCGACGCCCCGGAACTCGCCCGCGCCACCGTCGAGTCGGTCGCTGAGAACACCTCGGACGCGGTGGTGGCGCCCCTGTTCTGGGGCGCCCTGGCCGGGCTGCCCGGGCTGCTCGGCTACCGCGCCGCCAACACCCTGGACGCGATGGTCGGGCACCGCTCCACCCGGTACGCCCGGTTCGGCACCCCGGCCGCCCGCCTCGACGACGCGCTCAACCTGCTTCCGTCCCGGCTCACCGGCGTGCTCACGGTGGCGGCGGCACCCCTGGCCGGCGGCCGGGTAGGGGAGGCGCTGCGGGTGTGGCGCCGGGACCGCAACGACCACCCCAGCCCGAACGCCGGGCAATGCGAGGCGGCGACGGCGGGCGCGCTGGGGGTGCGCCTCGGCGGACGCAACGTGTACTTCGGGCGTACCGAATCGCGTCCCTTCCTCGGCGACGGCCCCCGCCCGTCGGCAGCCCAGGTGCGCGGGGCGGCTCGGCTCTCCGGCGCGGTGGGCGTCGCGGCCGCACTGCTGGCGGGCGGCGTCGCGCTGGCCCGCTCCCGCGCCGCCGGGCTGTCCGCGGCCCGCGCTGCCGGGCTGTCCGCGGCTCGCGCCGCCGGGCTGTCCGCGGCTCGCGCCGCCGGGCTGTCCGCGGCCCGTGCCAGCGCCGGGGCGCGCACCCTGCGGTCCCGAGCCGCACTGCGGACGGCACGCACGAATGGCCGCGACGGAGGTACGCGATGA
- a CDS encoding pre-toxin TG domain-containing protein: MPGIGDAKGVVEGITGKDMATGDQLSGIERSLGALFLLHHVKGLGKGADVVRGTDKSNKAFGSLRNAKDAVTALRTGGKLPAGWTTRRLSTPPSGVKARPGQTWTEAVYKDGGRLVYISDGGIYAATDEGLEYLGSRKLNPVKESCLNSFRADTRVLLPGGRTAAIQRGQEVLAGNPGTQTTVAALVRATPTHIDTVLTDLTWPTDRCCTPPPNTGSGIPSTGPGPRQRT; the protein is encoded by the coding sequence ATGCCCGGTATCGGCGACGCCAAAGGCGTAGTCGAGGGCATCACGGGTAAGGACATGGCCACCGGGGATCAGCTCAGCGGCATCGAGCGTTCCCTGGGCGCGCTGTTCCTGCTGCACCATGTCAAGGGCCTGGGCAAGGGCGCCGACGTCGTGCGCGGCACGGACAAGTCGAACAAGGCGTTCGGGTCGCTGCGCAACGCGAAGGACGCGGTGACCGCGTTGCGCACCGGCGGGAAGCTGCCCGCCGGCTGGACCACCCGACGGCTCTCGACCCCACCCTCGGGCGTGAAGGCCAGGCCGGGACAGACCTGGACCGAAGCGGTCTACAAGGACGGCGGCCGACTCGTCTACATCAGCGACGGCGGCATCTACGCGGCCACGGATGAGGGACTGGAGTACCTGGGCAGCCGCAAACTCAACCCCGTCAAGGAGTCCTGCCTCAACAGCTTCCGGGCCGACACGCGGGTCCTGCTTCCCGGTGGCCGCACTGCGGCCATCCAGCGGGGCCAGGAGGTGCTCGCCGGTAATCCGGGCACCCAGACCACCGTTGCCGCGCTCGTCAGGGCCACGCCCACGCACATCGACACCGTGCTGACGGACCTGACCTGGCCGACGGATCGGTGTTGCACACCACCGCCCAACACTGGTTCTGGGATCCCGTCAACCGGGCCTGGACCCAGGCAGCGGACCTGA
- a CDS encoding heavy metal-binding domain-containing protein encodes MLIVTLPSIPGYDTRLTLGPVLAEALPQQPNLAEHYKMAFDALNSRQILNIQAMREQAMQDVLRQAAQRGANAVLGLCFNGLQIYATLPVTLM; translated from the coding sequence ATGTTGATCGTGACTCTGCCGTCGATCCCTGGCTACGACACCCGGCTCACGCTGGGTCCCGTCCTTGCCGAGGCGCTGCCGCAGCAGCCGAACCTGGCCGAGCACTACAAGATGGCCTTCGACGCCTTGAATAGTCGCCAGATTCTCAACATCCAGGCAATGCGGGAGCAGGCGATGCAGGACGTGCTGCGCCAGGCGGCGCAACGCGGCGCGAATGCCGTGCTCGGCCTGTGCTTCAACGGGTTGCAGATCTACGCCACCCTCCCTGTCACGCTGATGTGA
- a CDS encoding uridine kinase family protein has product MRPDPAPRQPQPPGAAREPTGTTERFTDLATRILTAPPRLGPVRLVAVDGPSGAGKTRFADRLARVLGAPIVHTDDLLDGWADQFTFWGRLERLVLEPLRAGRPATYERYQWDRGAFGGTPVTVAPGPAVLLEGVSSARRAVRPRLSLAVFVTAPDRLRWTRVIARDGDDVALRSYLEQWRAAERQHFAAEATAAYADVVVDGAAEGTGEEFHQIWRPAPD; this is encoded by the coding sequence GTGCGGCCTGACCCGGCGCCACGGCAGCCGCAGCCGCCCGGCGCCGCGCGGGAGCCCACCGGCACCACCGAGCGCTTCACCGACCTGGCGACGCGGATCCTGACCGCGCCGCCACGGCTGGGGCCGGTACGACTCGTCGCGGTCGACGGGCCGAGCGGGGCGGGCAAGACCAGGTTCGCCGACCGACTGGCGAGGGTCCTGGGCGCTCCGATCGTCCACACCGACGACCTGCTCGACGGCTGGGCGGACCAGTTCACCTTCTGGGGCCGCCTGGAGCGGCTGGTGCTGGAGCCGTTGCGGGCGGGGCGGCCGGCGACCTACGAGCGCTATCAGTGGGATCGCGGCGCGTTCGGTGGCACGCCGGTGACGGTGGCGCCCGGCCCGGCCGTACTTCTGGAGGGTGTGTCGTCGGCGCGCCGGGCCGTGCGGCCGCGCTTGAGCCTGGCGGTGTTCGTGACGGCGCCGGACCGCCTTCGGTGGACCCGGGTGATCGCCCGCGACGGTGACGACGTTGCCCTCCGGTCGTACCTTGAGCAATGGCGCGCGGCCGAGCGGCAGCACTTTGCCGCCGAGGCCACCGCGGCGTACGCCGATGTGGTGGTGGACGGCGCCGCCGAAGGCACGGGCGAGGAGTTCCACCAGATCTGGCGGCCTGCGCCGGACTGA
- a CDS encoding alpha/beta hydrolase encodes METDVLGPPYERHTIDLGSDDEGPVVATLVRRRADTPSRRAILYVHGFVDYFFQTHLADFFVERGWDFYALDLRKYGRSLLEHQTPNFCRSLTEYYPELDESARIIREVDGHDQMLVIGHSTGGLTTSLWAHSRQGKGIIDGLFLNSPFFDFNVPWLLRRPLMSVAVGANKRRPYGVMPVAGLGLYGQSIHSEHRGEWTYDLAWKPLLGFPVRYGWLDAIRRGQRKLRSGLTIDAPVLVACSTRTFRGRVWSEDARVTDSVLDVEHIARWAPRLGSRVTIARIDGGLHDLTLSGKDVRAEVFRELGRWVDAFLPPPGTPEISVPPAPEDAVEPEVEAPTA; translated from the coding sequence GTGGAGACGGACGTCCTCGGCCCGCCGTACGAGCGGCACACCATCGACCTGGGCAGCGACGACGAGGGCCCAGTGGTGGCCACGCTCGTCCGCCGGCGCGCGGACACGCCCTCGCGGCGCGCCATCCTGTACGTCCACGGCTTCGTGGACTACTTCTTCCAGACCCACCTCGCCGACTTCTTCGTCGAGCGCGGCTGGGACTTCTACGCTCTCGACCTGCGCAAGTACGGCCGGAGCCTGCTCGAGCACCAGACCCCGAACTTCTGCCGCAGCCTCACGGAGTACTACCCGGAGCTGGACGAATCCGCCCGGATCATCCGCGAGGTCGACGGGCACGACCAAATGCTGGTCATCGGCCACTCCACCGGCGGCCTGACCACCTCGCTGTGGGCCCACTCCCGCCAGGGCAAGGGCATCATCGACGGCCTGTTCCTCAACAGCCCGTTCTTCGATTTCAACGTGCCCTGGCTGCTGCGCCGCCCGCTCATGAGCGTCGCCGTCGGTGCGAACAAGCGCCGGCCGTACGGGGTGATGCCGGTCGCCGGGCTCGGCCTGTACGGCCAGAGCATCCACAGCGAGCACCGTGGCGAGTGGACGTACGACCTGGCCTGGAAGCCGCTGCTCGGTTTCCCCGTCCGGTACGGCTGGCTCGACGCCATCCGCCGCGGCCAGCGCAAGCTGCGCTCCGGCCTGACCATCGACGCGCCCGTACTCGTCGCCTGCTCCACCCGGACGTTCCGCGGCCGCGTCTGGAGCGAGGACGCCCGGGTGACCGACTCGGTGCTGGACGTGGAGCACATCGCCCGCTGGGCCCCGCGGCTAGGGTCCCGGGTCACGATCGCCCGCATCGACGGTGGGCTGCACGACCTCACCCTCTCGGGTAAGGACGTGCGCGCCGAGGTCTTCCGCGAGCTGGGCCGCTGGGTGGACGCGTTCCTGCCGCCGCCGGGCACGCCCGAGATCAGCGTGCCACCGGCGCCCGAGGACGCGGTGGAGCCGGAGGTCGAAGCCCCCACGGCGTGA
- a CDS encoding GNAT family N-acetyltransferase → MRISRANADDVADLARLLWLDTHDEEPAKRPLDAFAAGLAQWWAAHQDSHLAFVARLLRPEIIGMAWVALVPRVPRPGATSRLSADIQSVFVIPEQRGQGIGSALVEAASEQATRLGCLRVTVHSGRTAVPVYERLGFKSSRQLLQRPSA, encoded by the coding sequence GTGCGGATCAGTCGGGCGAATGCGGACGACGTCGCAGACCTGGCTCGCCTGTTGTGGCTGGATACCCATGATGAGGAGCCGGCCAAGCGGCCCCTCGACGCGTTCGCGGCCGGGCTTGCGCAGTGGTGGGCCGCGCACCAGGACTCACACCTGGCGTTCGTCGCTCGGCTCCTGCGACCCGAGATCATCGGCATGGCCTGGGTGGCGCTCGTCCCGCGGGTGCCGAGGCCGGGAGCCACAAGCCGGCTGTCCGCGGACATCCAGAGCGTCTTCGTCATACCGGAACAGCGCGGCCAGGGAATCGGTTCGGCGCTCGTCGAGGCCGCGTCGGAGCAGGCGACACGCCTCGGCTGCCTGCGCGTGACGGTCCACTCCGGTCGCACGGCGGTGCCGGTGTACGAACGGCTGGGCTTCAAGTCGTCCCGGCAGCTCCTGCAGCGGCCGTCGGCTTAG
- the ssb gene encoding single-stranded DNA-binding protein, whose translation MFDTNIVVVGNVLTAPEWRRTSNTNSLVANFRVASTARRLDRDSGRWVDGNHLRVRVTCWRRLAEGVAASIAVGDPVIVAGRLYTRDWTDNEGNQRTTYEMEAVAVGHDLARGRSRFQRNRPVPGTSAVAGPEEDGQVRGEAAELVPEHKAPVHYGDGILDDPTFLDLPGSASPGFDPLAELPDALEPASTALDRLDPGSPFDAGPAETDEIEIAVEALPARDEGAEPVGSRRSRRRQPVSA comes from the coding sequence GTGTTCGACACAAACATCGTCGTGGTGGGCAACGTGCTCACCGCCCCCGAGTGGCGGCGCACCAGCAACACCAATTCCCTGGTCGCCAACTTTCGGGTGGCCTCGACGGCGCGCCGTCTCGACCGGGACAGCGGGCGCTGGGTCGACGGCAACCACCTGCGCGTACGCGTCACCTGCTGGCGGCGGCTCGCCGAGGGCGTGGCCGCGTCGATCGCCGTGGGCGACCCGGTGATCGTCGCGGGCCGGCTCTACACCCGGGACTGGACCGACAACGAGGGCAACCAGCGGACCACGTACGAGATGGAGGCCGTCGCCGTGGGCCATGACCTGGCCCGGGGCCGGAGCCGATTCCAGCGCAACCGGCCGGTTCCGGGCACCTCGGCCGTGGCGGGACCGGAGGAGGACGGCCAGGTCCGTGGCGAGGCGGCGGAACTGGTCCCGGAGCACAAGGCCCCGGTCCACTACGGCGACGGCATCCTCGACGACCCGACGTTCCTTGACCTTCCCGGGTCGGCGTCACCGGGGTTCGACCCGCTGGCCGAGCTGCCTGACGCCCTGGAGCCCGCCAGCACGGCGCTCGACAGGCTGGACCCGGGCTCGCCGTTCGACGCGGGCCCCGCCGAGACCGACGAGATCGAGATCGCGGTCGAGGCCCTTCCGGCCCGCGACGAGGGCGCGGAGCCGGTCGGCAGCCGGCGTTCGCGGCGCCGCCAGCCGGTCTCTGCCTGA
- a CDS encoding aminoglycoside phosphotransferase family protein yields MVAAVGVRIGWAAVPAHVRGAIEEILGSPVVTASSQPGGFSPGTADRVRTAAGVTAFVKAVSPALNERSTELARQEARLSAALPPHAPVPRFVGSYDDGEWVALVLEDIEGRHPHTPWRPDELAAAVRGLRQLAAALTPSPVADLATAGDRLADNFAGWDRVAADPPPDLDPWARDHLDELRAAARWALTTLDGDTLCHCDIRADNMLLRPDGTVVFVDWPWGCVGPDWLDTVLLAVNVIVYGGDPAPVLAGVDPRAVSAIMAGLAGYFVDRARQPPPPGIPTVRAFQRAQGEALLPWLRGRPTY; encoded by the coding sequence ATGGTCGCTGCCGTCGGAGTCCGGATCGGGTGGGCAGCCGTGCCCGCCCACGTCCGGGGCGCCATCGAGGAGATCCTCGGTTCGCCGGTGGTCACGGCCAGCTCCCAGCCGGGCGGATTCTCCCCCGGCACCGCCGACCGGGTCCGCACCGCGGCGGGCGTGACCGCGTTCGTCAAGGCGGTCAGCCCGGCGCTCAATGAGCGGTCGACGGAACTGGCCCGGCAGGAGGCGCGCCTCAGCGCGGCCCTGCCGCCGCACGCGCCGGTGCCCCGGTTCGTCGGCAGCTACGACGACGGCGAATGGGTGGCGCTCGTCCTGGAGGACATCGAGGGGCGGCACCCGCACACCCCGTGGCGACCGGACGAGCTGGCGGCCGCCGTACGCGGACTGCGGCAGCTGGCCGCCGCGCTGACCCCCTCCCCCGTGGCCGACCTGGCCACGGCCGGGGACCGCCTGGCGGACAACTTCGCCGGCTGGGACCGGGTGGCCGCGGATCCGCCCCCGGACCTGGACCCGTGGGCCCGCGACCACCTGGACGAGTTGCGCGCCGCCGCCCGATGGGCCCTGACGACGCTCGACGGCGACACCCTGTGCCACTGCGACATCCGCGCGGACAACATGCTGCTGCGCCCGGACGGCACGGTGGTCTTCGTCGACTGGCCGTGGGGCTGCGTCGGCCCGGACTGGCTGGACACGGTTCTGCTGGCGGTGAACGTGATCGTGTACGGCGGTGACCCGGCGCCCGTGCTCGCCGGCGTCGACCCGCGGGCGGTCAGCGCGATCATGGCGGGGCTGGCCGGCTACTTCGTGGATCGGGCCCGGCAGCCTCCACCGCCGGGCATCCCCACGGTACGGGCGTTCCAGCGGGCCCAGGGCGAGGCGCTGCTGCCGTGGCTGCGCGGGCGTCCCACGTATTGA
- a CDS encoding IS3 family transposase, protein MTPAWGIAGACRLTGVSRATLYRHRNPPAPPKPRTPREPPPSALSQAEREQVLQLLNRPEYADLAPAQVWARELDEGRWWCSESTMYRILRAAGQNGERRSQATHPARTKPELVADAANQVWSWDITKLRGPVKGVWFHLYTVIDIWSRYVVGHLVAAHEDGQLAEALIADAAARERVDPDQLTVHADRGAAMTSKTVTQLLTDLKIGRSHSRPKTSNDNPYIEASFKTLKYDPSFPDRFGSIQHARQHCEAFYTYYNHEHRHSGIGLHTPASVHHGTAGQIREQRQRTLDAAWAAHPERFGRRRPQPPRLAHRAWINKPDNSDLGQVAVAAVTTLPTAQS, encoded by the coding sequence CTGACCCCGGCGTGGGGCATCGCCGGGGCGTGCCGACTGACCGGCGTATCCCGCGCGACGCTCTACCGGCACCGCAACCCGCCCGCGCCGCCGAAGCCGCGGACTCCGCGTGAGCCGCCGCCCTCGGCGCTGTCGCAGGCCGAACGTGAGCAGGTCCTGCAGTTGCTGAACCGGCCCGAGTACGCCGACCTGGCGCCGGCGCAGGTATGGGCCCGCGAGCTCGACGAGGGCCGCTGGTGGTGCTCGGAGTCCACGATGTACCGGATTCTGCGGGCCGCCGGTCAAAACGGTGAACGCCGCAGCCAGGCCACGCATCCGGCCCGGACCAAGCCCGAACTCGTGGCCGACGCGGCGAACCAGGTCTGGTCCTGGGACATCACGAAGCTGCGCGGGCCGGTCAAGGGCGTCTGGTTCCACCTCTACACGGTGATCGACATCTGGTCGAGGTACGTCGTCGGGCACCTGGTCGCCGCGCACGAGGACGGGCAGCTCGCCGAAGCGCTGATCGCCGACGCCGCCGCCCGTGAACGCGTCGATCCCGATCAGTTGACCGTGCATGCCGACCGCGGCGCGGCGATGACCAGCAAGACCGTCACCCAGCTGCTGACCGATCTGAAGATCGGCCGTAGTCACAGCCGGCCGAAAACCTCGAACGACAATCCCTACATCGAGGCGAGCTTCAAGACGTTGAAGTACGACCCGAGCTTCCCGGACCGGTTCGGGTCGATCCAGCACGCCCGGCAGCACTGCGAGGCGTTCTACACGTACTACAACCACGAGCACCGGCACTCCGGGATCGGCCTGCATACTCCGGCCTCGGTCCATCACGGCACCGCCGGACAGATCCGTGAACAGCGGCAACGGACCCTCGACGCCGCCTGGGCCGCGCACCCCGAACGGTTCGGGCGCCGCCGTCCGCAGCCACCCCGCCTCGCTCACCGGGCATGGATCAACAAACCCGACAACAGCGACCTCGGACAAGTCGCCGTCGCGGCTGTGACCACCCTTCCAACAGCACAAAGCTAA
- a CDS encoding MarR family winged helix-turn-helix transcriptional regulator — protein sequence MSDVGDANNPLALEQQVCFALSVAARSVVAVYRPLLEPMGLTHPQYLVMLALWQRAPLSVRRLSELLQLDPGTLSPLLKRLEAIGYLRRERDPGDERSLAITLTPSGQALRRQAEAIPPAVVDRLGLPVDELLDIHAALTRVIDATRSAQSPAASGRDSPA from the coding sequence ATGAGTGACGTGGGCGACGCCAACAACCCGCTCGCGTTGGAGCAACAGGTGTGCTTCGCCCTGTCGGTGGCCGCGCGCAGCGTGGTGGCGGTCTACCGGCCGCTGCTGGAGCCGATGGGGCTGACGCATCCGCAGTATCTGGTGATGCTGGCGTTGTGGCAGCGCGCCCCGCTGTCCGTCCGGCGGCTCAGCGAGCTGCTGCAGCTCGACCCGGGAACGCTGTCCCCCCTTCTCAAGCGCTTGGAAGCGATCGGATACCTGCGCCGCGAACGCGATCCCGGCGACGAACGCAGCCTCGCCATCACGCTCACCCCCAGCGGCCAGGCCCTCCGCCGGCAAGCTGAAGCGATTCCGCCGGCGGTGGTCGACCGCCTGGGTCTGCCGGTCGACGAACTGCTGGACATCCACGCGGCCCTCACCCGGGTCATCGACGCCACCCGATCGGCACAATCCCCGGCGGCATCCGGCCGCGACTCCCCCGCATGA
- a CDS encoding cobyric acid synthase has product MSGGLLVAGTTSDAGKSVLTAGICRWLHRRGVKVAPFKAQNMSNNSVVVVGPDGRGGEIGRAQAMQAAACGIAPDIRFNPVLLKPGSDMSSQVVLLGEAVDTVSASNYRRLRPRLAETAHDTLAQLRSEFDAVICEGAGSPAEINLRDGDFVNMGLARQAGLPTIVVGDIDRGGVFAALFGTVALLDPQDQALISGFVINKFRGDLGLLQPGLDMITRTTGRPVYGVLPFDIDIWLDAEDSLAYGRVLGRPGPPRGTQWLRVAVIRLPRISNATDAEALAAEPGVQVRLTVEPAEIADADLVVIPGSKATVSDLAWLRANGLADAVRAHAAAGKPVVGICGGFQMLAETIHDEVESRQGAVDGLGLLPVGITFAPRKTLVRSHGTAFGAAPVQGYEIHHGFVSSGEPEPLLRYADGTPEGAVAGTVSGTHWHGAFESDEFRRRFLTEAARQAGRHGFLVAPDTRYGAVRERALDLLGDLVEEHLDTAALWRLIEGGPPADLPFIPPGAPGAA; this is encoded by the coding sequence ATGAGCGGGGGACTGCTGGTCGCCGGAACGACCTCCGACGCGGGCAAGAGCGTGCTGACCGCCGGCATCTGCCGGTGGCTGCACCGCCGGGGCGTGAAGGTGGCCCCGTTCAAGGCGCAGAACATGTCGAACAACTCGGTCGTGGTGGTCGGGCCGGACGGTCGCGGCGGCGAGATCGGCCGCGCCCAGGCCATGCAGGCCGCCGCCTGTGGGATCGCGCCGGACATCAGGTTCAATCCGGTGCTGCTCAAGCCGGGCAGCGACATGTCCAGCCAGGTGGTGTTGCTCGGGGAGGCCGTCGACACCGTCAGCGCGTCGAACTACCGGCGGTTGCGGCCCCGGCTGGCCGAGACCGCCCACGACACCCTGGCGCAGCTGCGGTCCGAGTTCGACGCGGTGATCTGCGAGGGAGCGGGCAGCCCCGCCGAGATCAACCTGCGCGACGGCGACTTCGTGAACATGGGGCTGGCCCGGCAGGCCGGCCTGCCCACGATCGTCGTCGGCGACATCGACCGCGGCGGAGTGTTCGCGGCGCTGTTCGGCACCGTCGCGCTGCTGGATCCCCAGGACCAGGCGTTGATCAGCGGCTTCGTCATCAACAAGTTCCGCGGTGACCTCGGCCTGCTCCAGCCCGGGCTGGACATGATTACTCGAACCACCGGCCGCCCGGTGTACGGGGTGCTGCCGTTCGACATCGACATCTGGCTCGACGCCGAGGATTCGCTGGCGTACGGGCGGGTCCTGGGTCGCCCCGGCCCGCCCCGCGGCACCCAGTGGCTACGCGTCGCCGTCATCCGGCTGCCCCGCATCTCCAACGCCACCGACGCCGAGGCGCTGGCCGCCGAGCCCGGGGTCCAGGTACGCCTGACCGTGGAGCCCGCCGAGATCGCCGACGCCGACCTCGTCGTGATTCCGGGCTCCAAGGCGACGGTCAGCGACCTTGCCTGGCTGCGGGCGAATGGCCTCGCCGACGCCGTCCGCGCGCACGCCGCCGCGGGTAAGCCGGTGGTCGGCATCTGCGGCGGCTTCCAGATGCTGGCCGAGACGATCCACGACGAGGTGGAGAGCCGCCAGGGCGCCGTCGACGGCCTCGGGCTACTGCCCGTGGGCATTACGTTCGCCCCGCGCAAGACCCTGGTCCGCTCCCATGGCACCGCGTTCGGCGCGGCACCCGTCCAGGGGTACGAGATCCACCACGGCTTCGTGTCGTCCGGCGAGCCCGAGCCGCTGCTGCGCTACGCCGACGGGACCCCGGAGGGCGCCGTCGCCGGGACGGTCAGCGGGACCCACTGGCACGGCGCCTTCGAATCCGATGAGTTCCGCCGCCGATTCCTCACCGAGGCCGCCCGCCAGGCCGGTCGCCACGGTTTCCTCGTCGCCCCCGACACCCGGTACGGCGCGGTCCGCGAAAGGGCCCTCGACCTGCTCGGGGACCTCGTCGAGGAACATCTCGACACCGCCGCCCTGTGGCGCCTGATCGAGGGCGGCCCCCCGGCAGACCTCCCCTTCATCCCGCCGGGAGCGCCCGGTGCGGCCTGA
- a CDS encoding polymorphic toxin-type HINT domain-containing protein: MHTTAQHWFWDPVNRAWTQAADLTPGTALSSPGGIKTMVRSVRTFTGAQRMYNLTVARRHTFYVQAQGTPVLVHNCPMKRAPQVLRGVKLPGRMEGVDIRHVRDGHVKGGKDVKPGKGLWPDDVTDAEINRVANEAFRNNRGPIGWDSDTRMIQAQARVGGKL, encoded by the coding sequence TTGCACACCACCGCCCAACACTGGTTCTGGGATCCCGTCAACCGGGCCTGGACCCAGGCAGCGGACCTGACCCCGGGCACCGCTCTGAGCAGCCCCGGCGGCATCAAGACCATGGTGCGCAGCGTACGGACGTTCACCGGCGCCCAGCGCATGTACAACCTGACCGTCGCCCGCCGGCACACCTTCTACGTCCAGGCTCAGGGCACGCCTGTGCTTGTCCACAACTGCCCGATGAAGCGGGCTCCCCAGGTTCTGCGCGGCGTCAAGCTTCCCGGGCGGATGGAGGGGGTGGACATCAGGCACGTCCGCGATGGACACGTCAAGGGTGGGAAGGACGTCAAGCCAGGTAAAGGTCTTTGGCCGGACGACGTCACCGACGCTGAGATCAATCGGGTGGCGAATGAGGCCTTCCGGAACAACCGGGGGCCGATCGGATGGGATTCAGACACCCGGATGATCCAGGCGCAGGCCCGAGTCGGCGGAAAGCTGTAG
- a CDS encoding transposase, producing the protein MTSKPHESPDLDARPQRRTFTAEFKARILDEYESAPDAAARGAILRRERLYGSHILDWRKARDAGAAAGLTDRRQAAARAAKKAENAELARLQRENARLQAKLAKTETALAIMGKAHALLELLSESADAAPMSNPSSPRRSRR; encoded by the coding sequence ATGACTTCGAAGCCCCATGAGAGCCCGGATCTGGACGCCCGGCCCCAGCGGCGGACATTCACCGCGGAGTTCAAGGCGCGGATCCTGGACGAGTACGAGTCGGCGCCGGATGCGGCGGCTCGCGGGGCGATCCTGCGCCGGGAACGACTGTATGGGTCACACATTCTCGACTGGCGCAAGGCCCGAGACGCCGGAGCCGCGGCCGGCCTGACCGACCGCCGTCAAGCGGCCGCGCGGGCAGCGAAGAAGGCCGAAAACGCTGAACTTGCCCGCCTGCAGCGGGAGAACGCCCGCTTGCAGGCCAAGCTGGCCAAGACCGAGACCGCGCTGGCGATCATGGGAAAAGCGCACGCGCTCTTGGAACTGCTCTCCGAGAGCGCGGATGCCGCGCCGATGTCGAACCCGTCCTCACCGAGGCGCTCCAGGCGCTGA